Proteins from one Cellulosilyticum lentocellum DSM 5427 genomic window:
- a CDS encoding cation diffusion facilitator family transporter encodes MTKTLIKCFIKNYEDITNPKVREAYGNLGSMVGIIANLILCLSKMGIGLLFKSMAIFADGINNLSDAGSSVVTLIGFKLSAKPADEDHPFGHARIEYISGMIVSFIILLLGLELIRSSISKILNPEPILFSPILIMVLVFSIMVKLWLSRFNRILGTKIQSTTMIATATDSRNDVLATSAVLLATIISYFTGINLDGLMGGVVGAFIFYSGISLIKETTSPLLGQAPDPEFVNAIQTRLLSYKEITGFHDLVIHSYGPNRWFASVHAEVPADANLLHCHDIIDNIERDLQREMGIDMVIHMDPIVTNDPVINDLKAQVKEFAKTIDPRLSIHDFRMVMGPTHSNIIFDIAIPIGFKQSPSELAKALDTAIKSINPDYYTVITVDTNYISTSIASHITNQSS; translated from the coding sequence ATGACAAAAACGCTTATTAAATGTTTTATAAAAAATTACGAAGATATTACTAATCCTAAGGTGCGAGAAGCTTATGGAAATTTAGGAAGTATGGTTGGTATTATTGCTAATCTTATCTTATGCTTAAGTAAAATGGGGATTGGCCTACTCTTTAAAAGTATGGCTATCTTTGCCGATGGTATCAACAACTTATCAGATGCCGGTTCATCAGTAGTAACTCTCATTGGCTTCAAGCTTTCTGCAAAACCAGCAGATGAAGACCATCCTTTTGGTCATGCACGTATTGAATATATTTCAGGTATGATTGTTTCATTTATTATTTTACTTTTAGGTTTAGAACTTATTCGTTCATCTATCAGTAAAATTTTAAATCCTGAACCCATTTTATTTAGCCCTATCTTAATCATGGTATTAGTCTTTTCTATTATGGTCAAACTTTGGTTAAGTCGCTTTAACCGCATACTGGGTACTAAGATTCAATCTACCACAATGATTGCTACAGCCACAGATAGCCGTAATGATGTTTTAGCTACAAGTGCTGTACTTCTCGCCACCATCATTTCCTATTTTACAGGTATTAACCTGGATGGTCTAATGGGAGGAGTAGTAGGCGCTTTTATCTTTTATTCAGGTATTTCACTCATTAAAGAAACTACAAGTCCTTTACTAGGGCAAGCACCTGACCCTGAGTTTGTAAATGCTATTCAGACCAGGCTCCTCAGCTATAAAGAAATTACTGGCTTTCATGATTTAGTCATCCATAGCTATGGGCCTAACCGCTGGTTTGCTTCTGTCCATGCAGAAGTACCTGCAGATGCTAATTTACTTCACTGTCACGATATAATAGATAATATTGAACGTGACCTTCAAAGAGAAATGGGGATTGATATGGTCATTCATATGGATCCTATTGTCACTAACGACCCTGTTATTAATGACTTAAAAGCACAAGTTAAAGAATTCGCTAAAACTATAGACCCCAGACTTTCCATTCATGATTTCCGTATGGTCATGGGCCCTACTCATAGTAATATTATTTTTGATATTGCTATTCCTATAGGTTTTAAGCAATCACCTTCTGAGTTAGCTAAAGCTTTAGATACAGCTATTAAATCAATTAATCCAGACTACTATACAGTCATTACAGTAGATACCAATTACATCTCAACCTCTATTGCTTCACACATAACCAATCAATCTTCTTAG
- a CDS encoding DHH family phosphoesterase: MIKHFSHNDLDGYSCVLLAQLAYGPNEVSFDNCSYEDINEKVSLYITNKDYLNYEHCYITDISITKDLAETIQSLIDTTDSDLSASHFQLIDHHLSATALEVFPWCQVRIQDEAGIKCSGTSLFFDYLKTHASSKLLLNPLTAAYVEKVRRLDTWDWQPLGDLEAKQLNDLFSILGNERFMTYWWERLQTDEGSFTFDETQQLLLEIRQNEIDKYIEARNEEIIEKTILGYKAGIVFANRFQSELGNKLGELHPELDFIAMINVGGGVSCRTVKDNVNLATDITEVFGGGGHAKAAGMPVPPSIRELVINTLFHLTEENKAK; encoded by the coding sequence ATGATTAAACATTTTTCACATAATGATTTAGATGGATATAGTTGTGTACTTTTAGCACAATTAGCTTATGGACCTAACGAAGTGAGTTTTGACAACTGCTCTTATGAAGATATTAATGAGAAAGTCTCTCTTTATATTACTAATAAAGACTATTTAAATTATGAACATTGCTATATTACAGATATCTCTATTACCAAAGATTTAGCAGAAACGATTCAAAGCTTGATTGACACTACTGATAGTGACCTATCTGCTTCACATTTTCAGCTTATTGACCACCACCTTTCTGCTACAGCCCTAGAAGTTTTCCCTTGGTGTCAAGTACGTATTCAAGATGAAGCAGGTATTAAATGTAGTGGTACTTCTTTATTTTTTGACTATCTTAAAACACATGCATCAAGTAAGCTACTTCTAAATCCTCTTACAGCTGCTTATGTTGAAAAAGTAAGACGTCTAGACACTTGGGATTGGCAACCTTTAGGAGATCTTGAAGCAAAACAGCTCAATGACTTATTTTCTATTTTAGGTAATGAACGCTTTATGACTTATTGGTGGGAACGCCTTCAAACAGATGAGGGATCTTTTACTTTCGATGAAACGCAACAGCTTCTTTTAGAAATTCGTCAAAATGAAATTGATAAATATATTGAGGCACGTAACGAAGAAATTATTGAAAAAACAATTTTAGGTTATAAAGCAGGAATTGTTTTTGCTAATCGTTTTCAAAGTGAACTCGGTAATAAGCTAGGGGAACTCCATCCAGAATTAGACTTTATTGCTATGATTAATGTGGGCGGCGGTGTTTCCTGCCGTACTGTCAAAGATAATGTGAACCTTGCTACAGATATTACAGAAGTTTTCGGTGGTGGCGGTCATGCAAAAGCTGCTGGTATGCCAGTTCCTCCTTCTATTAGAGAACTGGTTATTAATACTTTATTTCACTTGACAGAGGAAAATAAAGCCAAGTAA
- a CDS encoding methionyl aminopeptidase, which translates to MSIDRNDPCWCGSGKKYKKCHLSFDEKLKHLELQGEEVPPREIIKGQADIEGMKKAAEINNAILDLVGTKIKAGMSTEAINQLVHEYTVSHGGIPAPLNYEGYPKSVCVSINNVVCHGVPSEETILQEGDIVNVDVTTIVDGYFADASRMYMIGEVSEEARRLVEVAKKCLEVGIAAIKPWGHLGDIGAAVQACAEANGCSVVIDLGGHGIGKLFHEEPFVPHVGEEGEGMLLVPGMTLTVEPMINAGDYRVYIDDEDGWTVYTEDDSLSAQWEHTIHITETGIEIIAY; encoded by the coding sequence ATGTCAATTGACCGTAATGACCCATGCTGGTGTGGTAGTGGGAAAAAATATAAAAAGTGTCATTTAAGCTTTGATGAAAAGCTTAAACATTTAGAATTACAAGGTGAGGAAGTGCCGCCTAGAGAAATTATCAAAGGACAAGCTGATATTGAAGGTATGAAAAAAGCTGCCGAGATTAATAATGCTATACTAGATTTAGTAGGCACAAAGATTAAAGCGGGTATGTCTACAGAAGCAATTAATCAATTAGTTCATGAGTATACAGTAAGTCATGGTGGTATTCCAGCACCTCTTAATTACGAAGGCTATCCAAAGAGTGTTTGTGTATCTATTAATAATGTAGTTTGCCATGGTGTTCCTTCAGAAGAAACCATTTTACAAGAAGGCGATATTGTGAATGTGGATGTAACCACTATTGTAGATGGTTATTTTGCTGATGCTTCTAGAATGTATATGATTGGTGAAGTCAGTGAAGAGGCCAGGAGGCTTGTAGAGGTAGCTAAAAAATGCCTAGAAGTAGGTATAGCGGCTATTAAACCTTGGGGACATCTTGGAGACATTGGGGCTGCAGTACAAGCTTGTGCCGAAGCAAATGGATGCTCTGTCGTAATAGATTTAGGTGGACATGGTATAGGAAAGCTATTCCATGAAGAACCTTTTGTTCCTCATGTAGGAGAAGAAGGAGAAGGAATGCTGCTTGTACCAGGGATGACTTTAACGGTAGAGCCAATGATTAATGCAGGTGATTATCGCGTCTATATTGATGACGAAGATGGATGGACTGTTTATACAGAAGATGATTCACTTTCAGCACAGTGGGAGCATACTATCCATATTACAGAAACAGGCATAGAAATCATTGCCTATTAA
- a CDS encoding ABC transporter ATP-binding protein, whose translation MLRIVNYSKSYKNGHKAVDQLSLDVQSGEIYGFIGHNGAGKTTTIKAIVGILDLTEGDIFVNGHSIKSEPLLCKQTLAYIPDNPDLYDAFTGIDYLSFIADLFGMSTKERENQIKKYSEAFELTPYLGDLIASYSHGMKQKLALISAFIHSPKLLVLDEPFVGLDPKASHTLKQLMREFCDRGSAIFFSTHVLEVAEKLCDQIAIIKAGKLMAKGKVADVIGNQSLENVFMELIDNESLSNIN comes from the coding sequence ATGCTACGTATTGTGAATTATAGTAAATCATATAAAAATGGACATAAGGCCGTGGACCAACTTTCTCTAGATGTACAATCAGGCGAAATCTATGGTTTTATCGGTCATAATGGTGCAGGTAAAACGACCACCATTAAAGCCATCGTAGGCATTTTAGACTTAACGGAAGGAGATATTTTTGTCAATGGTCATTCTATCAAATCAGAGCCTCTGCTTTGTAAACAAACCCTTGCTTATATTCCTGATAATCCTGATCTGTATGATGCTTTTACAGGTATTGACTATTTAAGTTTTATTGCTGACCTATTTGGTATGTCAACCAAGGAAAGAGAAAATCAAATCAAAAAATACAGTGAGGCTTTTGAACTTACACCTTACCTAGGAGACCTGATTGCCAGTTACTCTCATGGTATGAAACAAAAGTTAGCTTTAATCTCTGCTTTTATTCACTCCCCTAAACTCTTAGTGCTGGATGAACCTTTTGTCGGACTTGACCCTAAGGCCAGTCATACCTTAAAACAGCTGATGCGAGAGTTTTGCGATAGGGGCTCTGCTATTTTCTTTTCCACTCATGTTTTAGAGGTAGCAGAAAAGCTCTGTGACCAAATTGCCATTATTAAAGCAGGCAAACTTATGGCAAAAGGTAAAGTAGCTGATGTTATTGGTAATCAAAGTTTAGAAAATGTATTTATGGAGTTGATTGATAATGAATCCTTATCCAATATTAATTAA
- a CDS encoding carbon-nitrogen hydrolase family protein: MNRIIKLNLFTYFSLCAIVLIFILKFILYFNTTTYQNSIVVGVVNFHSEWGDKAANIEQMKTYIEEASTHGVNILVFPELALTGYSDEEKRDGAYLNGLRKNEKMHVQLAETVPSLDPLASSNQIAGLCEKYNMYVVYGLPERDPSNDTVYNAAAIISPSGVEGTYRKINPIEPETSWCVAGSDPFVLDTKWGPIGISICYDTYAYPELSRYYGAKGCKLILNPTASSKAYGGASNDMTKWFWYYTNRLEGVVNTNGLYIASANLIGEETAPIDRTIADNTFPGGSVIVGPSGSSKDLPSTYYGVRASSPYIPAKPLNDEEGLYLATLDLSLATLEGFSTEMYKPALYQTWYTFLASADKEEPSTAEVRVGVMDFTPVWGNKTDNLNQIKEAIIKAGEDGLKLLLFPELALSGYSLDENGTSTMQETLAESIPGPSTQEIAALCKKYNLYVILGMPEKAEDDKFYNALAIIGPQGIIGSYRKIHPDPSSSWYETGETPFIIETEFGKIGVCIDDELSTELIRYYAGMGCQIVLNATHDSPTLHTDQSSPYFKMAYKNQLEYVADTNSIFILVANLSGTEYGKAGDILATYPGTSTIIGPKYGAVTHAKHEAKNDYYVDYYGEPLAEMPSLLSETIKLTKARLGSLYATLPSKIALYATWYQKLKFDT; this comes from the coding sequence ATGAATAGAATAATTAAACTCAATTTATTTACATATTTTTCTTTATGTGCTATTGTTTTAATCTTTATTTTAAAATTTATTCTTTATTTTAATACTACTACCTATCAAAACTCTATTGTGGTAGGTGTTGTTAATTTCCATAGTGAGTGGGGTGATAAGGCAGCTAATATCGAACAAATGAAAACTTATATTGAAGAAGCGTCTACCCACGGTGTTAATATTCTTGTTTTTCCTGAACTTGCTTTAACCGGTTATTCAGATGAAGAAAAACGCGATGGCGCTTACTTAAACGGACTTAGAAAAAATGAAAAAATGCATGTTCAATTAGCTGAAACCGTTCCTAGTTTAGACCCTCTAGCTTCTTCTAATCAAATTGCTGGCTTATGTGAAAAATACAATATGTATGTGGTCTATGGACTGCCGGAAAGAGACCCTAGTAATGATACTGTTTATAATGCTGCTGCCATTATCTCTCCTTCTGGTGTAGAAGGTACTTATAGAAAAATCAACCCCATTGAACCAGAAACTTCTTGGTGCGTAGCTGGTAGTGATCCTTTTGTACTCGACACAAAATGGGGACCTATAGGTATTAGTATTTGCTATGACACCTATGCTTATCCAGAACTTAGTCGTTATTATGGCGCTAAAGGCTGCAAACTTATTTTAAATCCTACAGCAAGTTCAAAGGCTTATGGTGGCGCTAGTAATGATATGACTAAATGGTTTTGGTATTATACCAATCGTTTAGAAGGTGTTGTTAATACTAACGGTCTTTATATTGCGAGTGCTAATTTAATTGGTGAAGAAACTGCTCCTATTGATCGTACGATTGCTGATAATACCTTTCCTGGAGGTAGTGTCATCGTTGGGCCTTCTGGTAGTTCAAAAGACTTACCTTCTACTTATTACGGTGTTCGTGCTTCTTCCCCTTATATTCCTGCTAAACCACTTAATGATGAGGAAGGTCTTTATTTAGCTACCCTTGATTTAAGTTTAGCCACTTTGGAAGGCTTTTCTACCGAAATGTATAAACCTGCTCTTTATCAGACTTGGTACACCTTTTTAGCTTCTGCTGATAAAGAAGAGCCTTCTACTGCTGAGGTTCGTGTGGGTGTTATGGACTTTACTCCCGTATGGGGTAATAAAACTGATAATTTAAATCAGATTAAAGAAGCTATTATAAAAGCTGGGGAAGATGGCCTAAAGCTTCTCCTCTTTCCAGAGCTTGCACTGTCTGGTTATAGCTTAGATGAAAATGGTACTTCTACTATGCAAGAAACTTTAGCTGAATCTATTCCTGGGCCCTCCACTCAGGAAATAGCAGCTCTTTGTAAAAAGTACAACCTTTATGTAATTTTAGGCATGCCTGAAAAAGCAGAGGATGATAAATTTTATAATGCTTTAGCTATTATTGGTCCCCAAGGCATTATTGGCTCGTATCGAAAAATTCATCCTGATCCAAGTTCTTCTTGGTATGAAACAGGCGAAACACCTTTTATCATTGAAACTGAATTTGGCAAAATAGGTGTTTGTATAGATGATGAACTTTCTACAGAACTCATTCGGTATTATGCAGGTATGGGATGTCAAATCGTCTTAAATGCTACTCATGATTCACCTACCCTTCACACTGATCAGAGTTCACCTTACTTCAAAATGGCTTACAAAAACCAACTGGAGTATGTGGCTGATACTAACAGTATTTTTATTTTGGTTGCTAATCTAAGCGGAACAGAATATGGTAAAGCGGGTGATATTTTAGCTACTTATCCAGGTACAAGTACCATCATTGGTCCTAAATACGGAGCTGTTACTCATGCTAAGCATGAAGCTAAAAATGATTATTATGTCGATTATTATGGCGAGCCACTTGCCGAAATGCCCTCCTTATTATCCGAAACAATTAAACTTACCAAAGCTCGTTTAGGAAGTTTATACGCCACTCTACCTAGTAAAATTGCTCTTTATGCTACTTGGTACCAAAAGCTTAAGTTCGATACTTAA
- a CDS encoding polysaccharide deacetylase family protein encodes MKRIIQTLFLLLLSLCFIFPFSLSASSITPPQETDEKVVYLTFDDGPTPKVTEQILDVLKANDVKATFFIVGKEIKGREAILKRIYEEGHGIGLHTYSHNFKIIYKNPESFIMEMEKVKSTINETLGTHLDIKAIRFPGGSAGRLNTKFYNALCAKGYCIYDWNVDLQDGIKGTLPPSTFVKNAKKCQDGRMRRIILAHCNGNNKNTALALNDIITYYKQEGYIFKAIDHTTTPYFYRFKK; translated from the coding sequence ATGAAGCGTATTATTCAAACTTTATTTTTACTTCTTCTTAGCTTATGCTTTATTTTTCCTTTTTCACTTTCAGCTAGCAGCATAACTCCTCCTCAAGAAACAGATGAAAAAGTTGTTTATCTTACTTTTGATGATGGGCCAACACCTAAAGTAACAGAACAGATTTTAGATGTTTTAAAAGCAAATGATGTAAAAGCTACATTCTTTATAGTAGGCAAAGAAATCAAAGGTCGTGAAGCAATCTTAAAACGCATTTATGAAGAAGGCCACGGTATTGGCCTTCATACTTATAGTCACAACTTCAAGATTATTTATAAAAATCCTGAATCCTTTATTATGGAAATGGAAAAGGTTAAATCTACCATTAACGAAACCTTAGGAACTCATTTAGATATTAAAGCCATTCGTTTTCCTGGCGGTAGTGCTGGTAGACTTAATACTAAATTCTATAACGCTCTTTGCGCCAAAGGATACTGTATTTATGACTGGAACGTTGATTTACAAGATGGTATTAAAGGTACCTTACCCCCTTCTACTTTTGTGAAAAATGCAAAAAAATGTCAAGATGGTCGTATGCGTCGCATTATTTTAGCTCATTGTAACGGCAATAATAAAAATACTGCTTTAGCTTTAAATGATATTATCACTTACTACAAACAAGAAGGCTATATCTTTAAAGCCATTGATCATACCACTACACCTTATTTTTATCGTTTTAAAAAATAA
- a CDS encoding beta/alpha barrel domain-containing protein: MKQNYIPEVTSNLRKNYVKVPEATRLCSGIRIFGKRIKSFIFTTDVAIIKNNNADAVMAVYPFTPQSTITQAILAVSDIPVVCGVGGGLTHGIRSANIALHAEFQGAIGVVLNAPAPHETITHVKQHIDIPVIVTVVSRDADIAGKIAAGADIINVSGGKQTAEIVKVIRAQYPELPIIATGGPTEETVRETVEAGANCITYTPPSNTELFKAKMSIYRMEE; the protein is encoded by the coding sequence ATGAAACAGAACTACATACCAGAAGTAACTAGTAACCTTAGAAAAAACTATGTGAAAGTACCAGAAGCCACACGGTTATGTAGTGGTATTCGTATCTTTGGAAAGCGTATTAAGTCTTTTATTTTTACAACAGATGTTGCTATTATTAAAAATAATAATGCAGATGCGGTTATGGCAGTATACCCTTTTACCCCACAGTCTACGATTACTCAAGCCATTTTAGCAGTATCAGATATTCCAGTAGTATGTGGCGTAGGTGGTGGATTAACTCATGGTATTCGTTCCGCTAATATTGCCTTACATGCTGAATTTCAAGGTGCTATAGGTGTTGTTTTAAATGCCCCAGCACCTCATGAAACGATTACTCATGTAAAACAACACATTGATATTCCAGTTATCGTAACGGTTGTAAGTCGTGATGCAGATATAGCAGGTAAAATTGCAGCAGGTGCTGATATTATCAATGTAAGTGGTGGGAAACAAACGGCTGAGATTGTAAAAGTTATTAGAGCTCAATATCCAGAATTGCCGATTATTGCAACGGGGGGACCGACAGAGGAAACAGTAAGAGAAACAGTTGAAGCAGGCGCTAATTGTATTACCTATACGCCACCTAGTAATACAGAACTTTTTAAAGCTAAAATGAGTATTTATCGTATGGAAGAATAA
- a CDS encoding response regulator transcription factor, translating to MAKILIIEDDVKIRTELSNLLTCYDYECILIESFEHVIEQALSSEADLILLDINLPYVDGYHICKGIRAASSIPIIVVTSRDSEMDELMSMNLGADDFVTKPYNIQILLARIASVLRRTQRHQELKAITYKGLTLDLSQSKVSFENQEVELTKNELRILHLLMKHQTTIVSRDEIMNELWQSDEFVDDNTLTVNINRLRRKLEDVGANDYIMTKRGQGYRL from the coding sequence ATGGCTAAGATTTTAATTATTGAGGATGATGTCAAAATTAGGACAGAGTTAAGTAACCTATTAACTTGCTATGACTATGAATGTATTCTGATTGAATCTTTTGAACATGTAATAGAACAGGCCTTAAGTAGTGAAGCAGATCTTATTTTATTAGATATTAATTTACCTTATGTAGATGGTTATCATATTTGTAAAGGGATTAGAGCAGCTTCGAGTATCCCCATTATTGTTGTCACTAGTAGGGATAGTGAAATGGATGAATTAATGAGCATGAATCTAGGTGCGGATGATTTTGTGACCAAGCCTTATAATATCCAAATTTTATTAGCACGTATAGCTTCAGTTTTAAGAAGAACTCAGAGACACCAAGAACTTAAAGCCATTACTTACAAAGGGTTAACTTTAGATTTATCTCAAAGTAAAGTTAGTTTTGAAAATCAAGAAGTAGAACTGACAAAAAATGAACTTCGCATTTTACATTTGCTGATGAAGCATCAAACAACCATTGTATCTAGAGATGAAATCATGAATGAACTTTGGCAATCAGATGAATTTGTAGATGACAATACTTTGACCGTTAATATTAATCGATTAAGGCGTAAATTAGAGGATGTAGGGGCTAATGATTATATCATGACAAAACGTGGTCAGGGGTATCGTTTATGA
- a CDS encoding sensor histidine kinase, producing MSLKDYLKDRSLDLMIKAFVFIFIAALLSVLDIGGYAIGFIMSILIGAEWLVFLHSYLRKYHFYKKLAKQYEGLEKKYLLSEVMERPTFEEGVFLYDLFRGTTKSMNDQIALYKYSAKEYREYIETWVHEVKTPIAASRLMLSNHPSSISKSLGEEMDKIEGFVEQALFYSRSSDVEKDYIIKKVNLESLVKASIKKYSRVLIEHKIAIELGGLDYSVYTDSKWMDFILGQIIGNAIKYRSNHPQLSFKATILENSIVLQIQDNGIGIKETDLSRVFDKGFTGENGRRYSKSTGLGLYLAKKLCSKLGLEIGIRSTEQIGTTVSIVFPKSKMHLLVL from the coding sequence ATGAGCTTAAAAGATTATTTAAAGGATAGAAGTTTAGATTTAATGATTAAGGCTTTTGTTTTTATATTTATAGCAGCCTTATTAAGTGTACTTGATATAGGTGGTTATGCTATTGGCTTTATTATGAGTATTTTAATAGGTGCTGAATGGTTGGTGTTTTTACATAGTTATCTAAGAAAATATCATTTTTATAAAAAATTAGCGAAACAATATGAGGGGTTGGAGAAGAAATATCTGTTATCAGAGGTAATGGAAAGACCTACCTTTGAAGAGGGTGTTTTTTTGTATGATTTGTTTCGAGGAACTACTAAAAGTATGAATGATCAAATTGCTCTTTATAAATACTCAGCCAAGGAGTATAGAGAGTATATCGAGACTTGGGTTCATGAAGTGAAAACACCTATTGCAGCTAGTAGACTAATGTTGTCTAATCATCCTTCATCTATTTCAAAAAGCTTGGGCGAAGAAATGGACAAAATAGAAGGTTTTGTTGAGCAGGCGCTATTTTATTCAAGAAGTAGCGATGTGGAAAAAGATTATATTATAAAGAAGGTAAATCTAGAAAGTCTGGTTAAAGCAAGTATTAAAAAATATTCGAGAGTACTCATAGAACATAAAATAGCCATTGAATTAGGAGGATTAGATTATAGTGTTTATACAGATAGCAAGTGGATGGACTTTATATTAGGACAAATCATTGGTAATGCTATTAAGTACCGAAGTAATCATCCTCAGCTTTCTTTTAAAGCAACCATCTTAGAAAATAGCATTGTTTTGCAGATACAAGACAATGGTATTGGCATTAAAGAAACAGATTTATCAAGAGTATTTGACAAAGGTTTTACAGGAGAAAATGGTAGACGCTATAGCAAGTCTACAGGTCTAGGACTTTACCTTGCAAAAAAGCTTTGTAGCAAGCTAGGACTAGAAATAGGCATTAGGAGTACAGAGCAAATAGGAACTACCGTTAGCATTGTTTTCCCTAAGAGTAAAATGCATCTATTGGTTTTGTGA
- a CDS encoding ABC transporter ATP-binding protein, producing the protein MENILKVSHIEKYYGTRGNITQAVNDISFEVESGEFIGIMGASGSGKTTLLNCIATLDQVTSGHILIKGKDITALKSKKLASFRREELGFIFQDFNLLDTLTAYENIALALTIIKTPAKAIDDRIKEVAKRLEIEEVLNKYPYEMSGGQKQRIAAARAIVTKPSLILADEPTGALDSKAARMLLESFEKLNKELQATILMVTHDAFTASYCSRILFIKDGKIFNEIHRGNRSRKDFFNQIIEIVTLLGGDLSNVF; encoded by the coding sequence ATGGAGAATATATTAAAGGTAAGTCATATAGAGAAATACTATGGCACAAGAGGAAATATTACACAAGCTGTAAATGATATTAGTTTTGAAGTAGAATCGGGTGAATTTATAGGGATTATGGGAGCTTCAGGAAGCGGTAAAACAACACTTCTCAATTGTATTGCTACTTTAGATCAGGTTACTTCAGGTCATATTTTAATTAAAGGGAAAGATATTACTGCTTTAAAGAGTAAGAAGCTAGCTAGCTTTAGAAGAGAGGAGCTAGGTTTTATTTTTCAAGACTTTAATCTGTTAGATACCTTGACTGCTTATGAAAACATTGCGCTAGCGTTAACCATTATTAAGACGCCAGCAAAAGCTATTGATGATAGGATTAAAGAAGTTGCTAAGAGGTTAGAAATAGAAGAGGTTTTAAATAAATACCCTTATGAAATGTCAGGGGGGCAAAAGCAAAGAATAGCAGCAGCAAGAGCGATTGTGACCAAACCTAGCCTTATTTTAGCAGACGAGCCGACAGGGGCTTTAGATTCAAAAGCAGCTAGGATGCTTCTTGAGAGCTTTGAAAAACTGAATAAAGAATTACAAGCGACTATTTTAATGGTTACTCATGATGCTTTTACAGCTAGCTACTGCAGTCGTATTTTATTTATTAAAGATGGAAAGATTTTTAATGAAATTCATCGTGGTAACCGTAGTAGAAAAGACTTCTTTAATCAAATCATTGAGATTGTGACGTTACTAGGGGGTGACTTAAGCAATGTTTTTTAA